The Pelecanus crispus isolate bPelCri1 chromosome 7, bPelCri1.pri, whole genome shotgun sequence genome includes a window with the following:
- the TXNRD3 gene encoding thioredoxin reductase 3 — MPPPGQTQLPDWDGLKLRVRTLIASHRVMIFSKSYCPYCNKVKELFRSMRVEYYALELDVTADGPSIQQVLAELTNQRTVPNVFVNGTHIGGCDSTYQAYHNGSLQKLLGDSKDAEPYDYDLIIIGGGSGGLACSKEAAALGKKVMVLDYVVPTPLGTSWGLGGTCVNVGCIPKKLMHQAALLGQALQDSRKYGWQYEEQVKHNWEIMVEAIQNYIGSLNWGYRVSLREKSVTYLNSYGEFIEPHKIKATNRKGQVTYHTAETFVLATGERPRYLGIPGDKEYCITSDDLFSLPYCPGKTLVVGASYVALECAGFLAGLGLDVTVMVRSILLRGFDQEMAEKVGAHMETHGVKFIRKFVPVQVEQLEEGMPGRLKVTAQSTEGPEIFLEEYNTVLIAVGRDACTRNIGLETIGVKINEKNGKVPVNDEEQTNVPYVYAIGDILDGKLELTPVAIQAGKLLARRLYGGSSTKCDYINVPTTVFTPLEYGSCGLAEERAIEEYGKQNLEVYHSLFWPLEWTVPGRDNNTCYAKIICSKHDNNRVIGFHVLGPNAGEVTQGFAAAIKCGLTKELLDETIGIHPTCGEVFTTMDITKSSGQDITQRGC; from the exons atGCCGCCGCCGGGCCAGACCCAGCTCCCGGACTGGGACGGCCTGAAGCTCCGCGTGCGGACCCTCATCGCCTCCCACCGCGTCATGATCTTCAGCAAGAGCTATTGCCCCTACTGCAATAAg GTGAAAGAACTCTTCCGCTCTATGCGTGTGGAGTACTATGCTTTGGAACTTGATGTAACTG CTGATGGACCCAGTATTCAGCAAGTGTTAGCAGAGCTAACTAATCAGAGGACAGTGCCTAATGTATTTGTGAATGGAACTCACATAGGCGGCTGTGATTCAACTTACCAg gCTTATCACAATGGATCACTGCAGAAACTTCTTGGGGACAGCAAAGATGCAGAGCCCTATGATTATGACCTCATTATTATTGGTGGTGGCTCGGGTGGACTTGCATGTTCCAAG GAAGCTGCTGCCTTGGGAAAGAAAGTAATGGTATTAGATTATGTTGTTCCAACGCCTCTCGGAACCTCATGGG GACTTGGTGGCACATGTGTGAATGTAGGTTGCATTCCTAAGAAGCTAATGCATCAAGCAGCACTTCTGGGTCAGGCACTCCAAGATTCAAGGAAATACGGGTGGCAGTATGAAGAACAAG TTAAACACAACTGGGAGATCATGGTAGAAGCAATTCAAAACTACATTGGTTCTTTAAACTGGGGCTATCGAGTGTCCTTAAGAGAGAAGTCTGTGACGTACCTGAATTCTTACGGAGAATTCATTGAACCACACAAAATCAAG GCAACTAATAGAAAAGGACAAGTAACCTATCACACAGCAGAGACTTTTGTCTTGGCAACAGGAGAAAGGCCTAGATATCTAGGTATCCCTGGAGATAAGGAATACTGTATTACAAG tgatgacctcttctccctgccttACTGCCCTGGCAAAACTCTAGTTGTGGGTGCTTCCTATGTGGCTCTAGAGTGTGCAGGATTTCTTGCTGGTCTAGGTCTAGATGTCACAGTGATGGTGCGTTCCATACTCCTTCGGGGCTTTGACcaagaaatggcagaaaaagtAGGTGCTCACATGGAAACACATGGCGTGAAGTTCATCAGGAAGTTTGTACCTGTTCAG gTTGAACAGCTGGAGGAAGGCATGCCTGGAAGACTGAAAGTGACAGCACAGTCTACTGAGGGACCAGAAATCTTCTTAGAAGAGTATAACACT GTTTTGATAGCCGTTGGTCGTGATGCATGTACCAGAAATATTGGTTTAGAGACAATTGGTGTCAAAATCAATGAGAA gaatgGGAAAGTACCTGTAAATGATGAAGAGCAAACCAATGTGCCTTATGTTTATGCTATTGGAGATATATTGGATGGAAAGCTTGAGCTTACTCCAGTTGCCATTCAAGCAGGGAAACTGCTAGCCCGCAGGCTTTATGGTGGTAGTTCCACAAAG tgtgaCTACATCAATGTACCAACGACAGTGTTTACTCCTTTAGAGTATGGCAGCTGTGGGTTAGCTGAAGAAAGAGCCATAGAAGAGTATGGAAAGCAAAACTTGGAG GTTTATCACAGTTTGTTCTGGCCACTTGAATGGACAGTACCAGGCAGAGATAACAATACTTGTTATGCAAAGATTATCTGCAGTAAACATGACAAT AATCGTGTGATTGGATTTCATGTTCTTGGACCTAATGCTGGTGAAGTTACCCAAGGTTTTGCTGCTGCAATAAAATGTGGTCTCACCAAAGAATTACTTGATGAAACAATTGGTATCCATCCAACTTGTGGAGAG GTGTTCACTACAATGGATATTACAAAATCTTCAGGACAAGACATCACTCAAAGGGGCTGCTGA